The genomic window TCGGCCGAAGCACAGCGGGAAATCGTATGGTTGCCGGATGCTCCGACGACTCCTTTCCCGTGTCTACTGGGCCTGCAGTCGCTGGACGCTGTCCACCGAACCGGCCCCCGATCGCCCGGCCGTCCTGCTGGGCGCGCCGCACACCTCGAACTGGGACTTCGTGCTCATGCTCGGCATCGCGTGGCGGCTGCGCATGCCGGTGCGGTGGCTCGGCAAGGCCAGCCTGTTCCGCGGCTGGAAGGGGCCGATCATGCGCGGCATCGGCGGCATCCCCGTCGACCGTGCGGACCCCTCCCGCGTCGTCGGCGACGTGGTCGCCCGGATCCACGCGG from Microbacterium sp. ProA8 includes these protein-coding regions:
- a CDS encoding 1-acyl-sn-glycerol-3-phosphate acyltransferase, translated to MLRRLLSRVYWACSRWTLSTEPAPDRPAVLLGAPHTSNWDFVLMLGIAWRLRMPVRWLGKASLFRGWKGPIMRGIGGIPVDRADPSRVVGDVVARIHAGEVFGLVVTPEGTRGSGSYWKSGFYRIAREAGLPVTLGYVDRTTMTTGLGPTIELTGDVRADMDVIRAFYADKSGLRPELRTEPRLREEDAAVA